A stretch of the Bacillus licheniformis DSM 13 = ATCC 14580 genome encodes the following:
- a CDS encoding T7SS effector LXG polymorphic toxin — protein MKTLDVQALHNAIDQTLEQLKQQSDEIAKVKKAVEGITSLDDALKGKGGDAIRAFYEECHTPFLQFYDTFIEEYSSALKKMKSALNSLEPNHNGFISQSFLGHELENGLNAADRTTKHLVSKTNATIAKVSHIVDLPDLNDSGFHEQNQKALKEISTTLEKLHAFDRGQTNALKTAENDLETMQRYIARLEKMYTGPKIEITSYQKGAILKSDDNSTINGLPGGLQGQLENVEPSPMEMMLEKLNKNKRSNVDTVIREDNKENINQDVYANDFDLNALQNEAEKYPKVYGDIRVIDGKLYNHKGWKRVKTVDVADEVVQNPADIKYIGGRYHVYENGQIVREYIVNGKVEMEAVKRIPKSRSQGNLKRDFEGTPLEPVNDIGDFVAKEIAGGNDAVRVITGRDPDTGEKVSNVERAASGTSLTPVGRLLKYGKKGFKLFKGEEAGKKVAKVDKTPSYGKQSVPKGPYREVNGFPAKVKPGAQEKHIPGTPNYKQEVANGRTKSIFYGDNKKAQELLDKYAGTGDMLKKGNKERVDFGQVIGKYYNTETRKYEETTRGMIHYGKNGAHIVPSQPS, from the coding sequence ATGAAGACTCTTGATGTTCAGGCGCTGCACAATGCAATAGATCAAACGCTGGAACAATTAAAACAACAATCAGACGAAATCGCCAAAGTCAAAAAGGCTGTTGAGGGCATCACATCACTTGATGATGCTTTAAAGGGAAAAGGCGGCGACGCGATCCGCGCCTTTTACGAGGAATGCCACACCCCTTTTCTACAGTTCTATGATACTTTTATAGAGGAATACAGTTCCGCGCTGAAGAAAATGAAAAGCGCGCTGAATTCCCTGGAACCAAACCATAACGGATTTATTTCACAGTCCTTTCTCGGGCATGAGTTGGAGAATGGCTTGAATGCCGCTGATCGCACAACGAAACATTTGGTTTCTAAAACCAACGCCACGATCGCAAAAGTCAGCCATATTGTCGATTTACCGGATTTGAATGACAGCGGTTTTCATGAACAAAATCAGAAAGCGTTAAAGGAAATCAGCACGACTCTTGAAAAGCTCCATGCGTTTGACCGCGGGCAAACCAACGCCCTGAAGACGGCTGAAAACGACCTTGAGACGATGCAGAGATACATCGCAAGGCTCGAAAAAATGTATACCGGTCCCAAAATAGAAATCACCAGTTATCAAAAAGGCGCGATTTTAAAGTCGGATGATAACTCTACAATAAACGGACTACCTGGCGGACTTCAGGGCCAACTGGAGAATGTCGAACCGTCTCCGATGGAGATGATGCTTGAAAAGCTCAACAAAAATAAACGATCTAATGTGGATACGGTGATTAGGGAAGACAATAAAGAAAATATCAATCAAGACGTTTATGCGAACGATTTTGATTTGAATGCGTTGCAAAACGAAGCAGAAAAATATCCGAAGGTTTATGGAGATATTCGGGTCATTGATGGTAAACTATATAATCATAAAGGATGGAAAAGGGTCAAAACAGTTGATGTCGCCGATGAAGTGGTTCAAAATCCGGCAGACATTAAATATATCGGTGGGCGTTACCATGTATATGAAAATGGTCAAATCGTAAGAGAGTACATTGTAAACGGTAAAGTAGAGATGGAAGCTGTTAAACGTATTCCAAAAAGTCGAAGCCAAGGGAATCTTAAGCGAGATTTTGAAGGAACTCCTTTAGAACCAGTAAATGATATAGGGGATTTTGTTGCAAAAGAAATAGCGGGCGGTAATGATGCGGTTCGGGTCATAACAGGCAGAGATCCGGACACAGGTGAAAAAGTCTCTAATGTCGAGCGTGCTGCGTCCGGAACTTCTTTAACACCTGTTGGTCGGTTGCTAAAGTACGGGAAAAAAGGATTTAAGTTATTTAAAGGTGAAGAGGCGGGAAAGAAAGTTGCGAAGGTAGATAAAACACCTTCCTATGGCAAACAATCCGTACCAAAAGGTCCGTACCGTGAAGTAAATGGTTTCCCTGCAAAAGTTAAACCAGGAGCTCAAGAAAAACATATTCCAGGAACACCAAATTATAAACAAGAAGTTGCAAATGGCAGAACCAAGAGTATCTTCTACGGGGATAATAAAAAAGCGCAAGAGTTGCTTGATAAATATGCTGGCACAGGAGATATGTTAAAAAAAGGAAACAAAGAAAGAGTGGATTTTGGTCAAGTAATAGGAAAATACTATAATACAGAGACCCGTAAATATGAAGAGACTACAAGAGGCATGATACATTATGGAAAAAACGGCGCTCATATAGTACCTTCACAACCGTCTTAA
- a CDS encoding DUF3800 domain-containing protein, with protein sequence MFNIYCDESCHLEKDNSDVMVLGEMKVDARFLPDIYNRIRQIKVNHGLSSWFEVKWTKVSMSKIDFYLDLIDYFFDTAALSFRSVVATGKKEVRPQYI encoded by the coding sequence TTGTTTAATATATATTGTGATGAGAGTTGCCATTTAGAAAAGGATAATAGTGATGTAATGGTATTAGGAGAAATGAAAGTTGATGCTCGTTTTCTTCCTGATATCTATAATCGCATTCGTCAAATTAAAGTTAATCATGGTTTAAGCTCTTGGTTTGAAGTAAAGTGGACAAAAGTTTCAATGAGTAAAATAGACTTTTATTTAGATTTAATTGATTATTTTTTTGATACTGCAGCTTTAAGTTTTAGAAGTGTTGTAGCTACAGGAAAAAAAGAAGTTAGACCACAATACATATAA
- a CDS encoding DUF6756 family protein, which produces MWDLKEQILTAAKSVDIKVNELSTNDTEIIFHNLANKYANGKKHFPLWEFVEKDFSVQNQDAWQWIADYIADSEAILMFNPSDEKSSYKIDGGNNVVKILSEMFNVEFYVTNKNNDYLLSFNHHDILSACGNAKEWLKQYNPQQQD; this is translated from the coding sequence ATGTGGGATCTTAAAGAACAAATTTTAACTGCCGCTAAGTCAGTTGACATTAAGGTAAATGAATTATCAACAAATGATACAGAAATCATATTTCATAATTTGGCTAATAAATACGCGAATGGGAAAAAGCATTTTCCGTTGTGGGAGTTTGTAGAGAAAGATTTTTCTGTACAAAACCAAGATGCTTGGCAATGGATAGCCGATTATATTGCAGATTCTGAAGCAATTCTAATGTTTAACCCTTCAGATGAAAAATCTTCCTATAAAATTGATGGGGGGAATAATGTAGTAAAGATATTATCTGAAATGTTTAATGTCGAATTCTATGTCACTAATAAAAACAATGATTATTTATTAAGTTTTAACCATCACGATATACTAAGTGCATGTGGAAATGCAAAAGAATGGTTAAAACAGTATAACCCCCAGCAACAAGATTAA
- a CDS encoding T7SS effector LXG polymorphic toxin, with amino-acid sequence MKTLDVQALHNAIDQTLEQLKQQSDEIAKVKKAVEGITSLDDALKGKGGDAIRAFYEECHTPFLQFYDTFIEEYSSALKKMKSALNSLEPNHNGFISQSFLGHELENGLNAADRTTKHLVSKTNATIAKVSHIVDLPDLNDSGFHEQNQKALKEISTTLEKLHAFDRGQTNALKTAENDLETMQRYMARLEKMYTGPKIEITGYQKGSILKPDEMDTLSGNQETAMGVMLKKVGDKEDADINTLADPDRLKKLATQVSKKVYTDEELENLSEKELEKLKKVYKYVNGHKYCYYLDGKYVVGIQLVDDPPAEDKEVSDLEKYSRIGLELLGESDFERAALGYDPDTYKKLSLFERFEAAVNLTPPLRIVKWIRKGDKLAKVSKVDKGAKTAGDVGKKTAPVATKEKNTKLGSITGYKFKKGIDLDFRGTGKTYKDALDEAFKRTGVPKKEFKVTKWGKDENGKSFPVEWRSKNGAEVNIDVGHTKNGPDVPHTGYQTAGKRGGGGAIRGHILVDSVPINR; translated from the coding sequence ATGAAGACTCTTGATGTTCAGGCGCTGCACAATGCAATAGATCAAACGCTGGAACAATTAAAACAACAATCAGACGAAATCGCCAAAGTCAAAAAGGCTGTTGAGGGCATCACATCACTTGATGATGCTTTAAAGGGAAAAGGCGGCGACGCGATCCGCGCCTTTTACGAGGAATGCCACACCCCTTTTCTACAGTTCTATGATACTTTTATAGAGGAATACAGTTCCGCGCTGAAGAAAATGAAAAGCGCGCTGAATTCCCTGGAACCAAACCATAACGGATTTATTTCACAGTCCTTTCTCGGGCATGAGTTGGAGAATGGCTTGAATGCCGCTGATCGCACAACGAAACATTTGGTTTCTAAAACCAACGCCACGATCGCAAAAGTCAGCCATATTGTCGATTTACCGGATTTGAATGACAGCGGTTTTCATGAACAAAATCAGAAAGCGTTAAAGGAAATCAGCACGACTCTTGAAAAGCTCCATGCGTTTGACCGCGGGCAAACCAACGCCCTCAAAACGGCTGAAAACGATCTTGAGACGATGCAGAGATACATGGCGCGGCTCGAAAAGATGTATACCGGACCAAAAATTGAAATAACCGGCTATCAAAAAGGTTCGATTTTAAAGCCGGATGAGATGGATACCTTGAGTGGAAATCAAGAAACAGCGATGGGTGTCATGTTGAAAAAAGTCGGAGACAAAGAAGATGCGGACATTAACACTCTCGCCGATCCAGATCGATTAAAAAAATTGGCGACACAAGTGTCCAAAAAAGTGTATACTGACGAAGAATTAGAAAACCTGAGTGAAAAAGAATTAGAAAAACTAAAAAAGGTTTATAAATATGTGAATGGTCATAAATACTGTTATTATTTAGATGGTAAATATGTCGTCGGCATACAGTTGGTTGACGATCCTCCTGCAGAGGATAAAGAAGTAAGTGATTTAGAGAAATATTCAAGAATTGGCTTGGAGCTCTTAGGTGAAAGTGACTTTGAACGAGCTGCATTGGGATATGATCCTGATACATACAAAAAGCTTTCTCTCTTTGAACGGTTCGAGGCCGCTGTTAATTTAACGCCTCCATTGAGGATTGTCAAATGGATTCGCAAGGGAGATAAGCTAGCAAAAGTTTCGAAGGTGGATAAAGGGGCTAAAACAGCTGGAGATGTTGGTAAGAAGACCGCTCCCGTTGCAACCAAAGAAAAAAACACTAAGCTGGGAAGTATAACAGGATACAAGTTTAAAAAAGGTATAGACTTGGATTTTAGAGGAACAGGTAAGACATATAAAGATGCATTAGATGAAGCCTTTAAAAGAACTGGAGTACCTAAAAAAGAATTTAAAGTTACAAAATGGGGAAAAGACGAAAATGGAAAATCATTCCCTGTTGAATGGAGATCTAAAAATGGGGCGGAAGTTAATATAGATGTTGGCCATACCAAAAACGGCCCGGATGTTCCTCACACTGGATATCAAACCGCTGGGAAAAGAGGTGGCGGAGGAGCAATTAGAGGTCATATTTTAGTAGACTCAGTCCCTATAAACAGATAA
- a CDS encoding Rap family tetratricopeptide repeat protein → METIPSSEVGIKINRWYNEIQKLNVIEAERLKAEVHLAIERMEEDQDLLSYYQLMNFRHELMLEYLFPAEKKLSKSDYLREIEGQGRKLSGLLEYYFSFFTGMYHFSRGKYIKAIKAYRAAEKKLTKVSDKIEKAEFYYKMAEVFYHMKQTHMSMYYVSLAYDIYKSYDAYVIRRINCLFVVAGNYIDLSTHDQALPHLLSAKESAEDIQNKAIVAKALLNVAYCYNAMERPTKAIEYFHKAIDVAKEIKAKELTQAYYDLALIHFRNNENIEGRKFYEKALESARVFEDELFLCLLDVLEALFIKSANKSEVLETMKPLRDSRGYPYLEELALEAALFYTRNERPNDSIFFYDQMVQAQKQIKRGDFLYEI, encoded by the coding sequence TTGGAGACTATCCCGTCTTCAGAAGTTGGAATCAAAATAAACCGCTGGTACAACGAAATTCAAAAATTAAACGTAATAGAAGCAGAACGATTAAAGGCGGAAGTTCACTTAGCTATAGAAAGAATGGAAGAAGATCAGGACTTGCTTTCCTATTATCAGCTTATGAATTTTAGACATGAGTTAATGTTGGAATATCTTTTCCCGGCAGAAAAAAAGCTGAGCAAATCTGATTATCTTAGGGAAATTGAGGGACAGGGAAGAAAATTGTCAGGCTTGCTCGAATACTATTTTTCCTTTTTCACCGGAATGTATCATTTTTCTCGCGGAAAATACATAAAGGCAATCAAGGCATATAGAGCAGCAGAAAAAAAGTTGACGAAAGTTTCAGATAAAATAGAAAAGGCTGAATTCTATTATAAGATGGCGGAAGTGTTTTATCATATGAAACAGACTCATATGTCAATGTATTATGTGTCTCTCGCTTATGATATTTATAAATCCTATGATGCATATGTGATTCGAAGAATTAATTGTCTATTCGTTGTTGCTGGGAATTACATTGATTTATCAACCCATGATCAAGCTTTACCGCATCTTTTAAGCGCTAAGGAATCCGCGGAAGACATTCAAAACAAGGCGATCGTTGCAAAGGCTCTTTTAAATGTAGCATATTGTTATAATGCAATGGAGAGACCAACAAAAGCTATTGAATACTTTCATAAGGCGATTGATGTAGCAAAGGAAATAAAGGCAAAAGAACTGACTCAGGCTTATTATGATTTGGCATTAATTCACTTTCGAAATAACGAAAATATTGAAGGACGAAAATTTTATGAAAAGGCGCTTGAAAGTGCGCGGGTATTTGAAGATGAATTATTCCTGTGTCTGTTGGATGTTTTAGAGGCACTGTTTATAAAATCAGCTAATAAGTCAGAGGTACTAGAAACAATGAAACCATTACGGGATAGTCGTGGTTACCCCTATCTTGAGGAACTGGCATTAGAAGCAGCTCTATTCTATACTAGGAATGAGCGGCCAAATGATTCCATATTTTTTTATGATCAGATGGTGCAGGCTCAGAAACAAATCAAAAGGGGCGACTTTCTGTATGAAATCTAA
- a CDS encoding TGS domain-containing protein, producing MSIRIKLPDGSVREFEEEASIEDVAASISCGLEHAVAGKLNGKLVDLSTPLQDGALVEIVTRDSAEGQKIVREKSRGKGRIVALDAARGLAVIGMYLQHFALNETNGSIVSGNTTLLFVLCGGISYSIMAGRMMDRGMEPAAFRTRMLARAVFIDMIGYLLIMLNTPFGVILPAYAALFVLALVLIRRSTRVLVTTAAVLLAVSPPLMILGGSVLSGANLLGDIAGGPMSALALAPAFVAGMAIGRFDLTRMRTALSLVSSGAVMLIVSKLLGVFVLPWLSRSFEEWLVSVQGTAGAEPDQYAIWPHNVAPPLWHNLLSIAPHSASTFQTMLGLGAAFLVLGMVCLVPQKISAVLKPFAGVGRVALTMYAAQFVVIWALEISGAKYDIGAIPFGDLFVAAVATVTGWLIARLPTGPLETAMRRFDRAFSNLGPVTGPARLR from the coding sequence TTGTCAATTCGCATTAAACTGCCTGACGGGTCCGTCAGAGAATTTGAGGAGGAAGCAAGTATTGAAGATGTTGCTGCTTCCATTAGCTGCGGTCTGGAACATGCGGTTGCAGGTAAATTAAACGGAAAGCTTGTAGATTTATCAACTCCGCTTCAGGACGGTGCACTCGTTGAAATTGTCACCCGGGACTCAGCAGAAGGACAGAAGATCGTGCGTGAAAAATCGCGGGGGAAAGGGCGTATTGTGGCACTTGACGCAGCACGGGGACTGGCGGTCATCGGGATGTATTTGCAGCACTTCGCCTTGAACGAAACGAACGGTTCGATCGTTTCCGGGAATACGACGCTTCTATTTGTGCTTTGCGGCGGAATCTCCTATTCGATCATGGCCGGGCGCATGATGGACAGAGGAATGGAGCCGGCCGCATTTCGGACGCGGATGCTTGCCCGCGCGGTATTTATCGATATGATAGGATATCTGCTCATCATGCTGAATACTCCGTTCGGGGTGATTTTGCCGGCTTATGCTGCACTTTTTGTGCTGGCATTGGTGCTGATTCGCCGTTCGACGCGTGTGCTCGTTACAACAGCAGCTGTTTTGCTTGCGGTGAGCCCGCCGCTGATGATTCTCGGAGGGAGCGTCCTGTCGGGAGCAAACTTGCTTGGCGATATTGCAGGCGGCCCGATGTCGGCGCTCGCACTTGCACCCGCTTTCGTCGCCGGTATGGCAATCGGGCGCTTTGATCTGACCAGGATGCGTACGGCACTTTCGCTAGTAAGCAGCGGCGCAGTCATGCTTATCGTCTCTAAGTTATTGGGCGTTTTCGTTCTTCCTTGGCTGAGCCGTTCCTTCGAAGAATGGCTCGTAAGTGTTCAAGGCACCGCCGGCGCCGAGCCGGATCAGTATGCAATCTGGCCGCACAACGTGGCACCGCCGCTTTGGCACAATCTTCTTTCGATAGCTCCGCACAGTGCGTCAACTTTCCAGACGATGCTGGGGCTTGGGGCTGCCTTTCTGGTTCTAGGAATGGTATGTCTCGTGCCGCAGAAGATTTCTGCAGTGCTAAAGCCGTTCGCGGGAGTCGGACGTGTAGCGTTGACGATGTATGCAGCTCAGTTTGTTGTCATATGGGCTCTTGAAATCTCGGGGGCCAAGTATGATATCGGGGCAATTCCATTCGGTGATCTGTTCGTCGCGGCCGTGGCGACGGTGACAGGGTGGCTGATTGCACGGCTTCCTACCGGTCCGCTCGAGACAGCGATGCGACGCTTTGACCGGGCATTCAGCAATTTGGGACCCGTCACGGGACCGGCGAGACTGAGATAG